In Haliaeetus albicilla chromosome 22, bHalAlb1.1, whole genome shotgun sequence, the genomic window CCCATTTCCATGAGCTTCAGCTCTTTGCACCGCTCCTCCTCCATCTTCTTCCTGTAGTCTCCAAACATGGCTCTCATGAGCTGACGCTTCTTCACCAGTGGAGCCTTGTCATTGCGCAGTGTCTTGATGGCACGGAGAGCCTCCTCGACTAAAGCAGCGCAAAAGACAAACAATGCACAGTTTAAGACCCCCCACTGGCTCTGCCCCTGCATGCCTGCCAACCCTTCCCACAGAGGGGATCTCTCATTTACTTGAATGCTTACCCTGCTTTGGAGTGGATTTCTGTGTCTTCAGGCCAAGTTCCAGCTGTTCTACACACCAGTCCACCTCCTTCCACAGCTGGTCATCTGACTGCTATGCAGCAGGGAGCAAAGTGAGCATGAAGAGACAAGTCATCCAAAAATCAGAGCAGCAGTTGCTACACAGGAAAAAAGGTATCTGCATAAAGTCAGGACTATTCAATATTTCATGTTCTGGTGATCACTTTATAGACTTAATGATGCTTTCCCTGCAGTGTTTTTCATGGGATAAACTTAAAGCACTGGACAAATGTTGAGAAGCAACTCACTGCCTCTATTTGATGGATTTCATATTTGGCTGCCATTCAGATGATGCTGTTTTCTGGAAAGCTGTCCAGGGCCTTTCCTCTGAAAGAAGCTGTGAAATCAACTTACAGATGGGAGGAGTAAGcattaacaacaaaaaccccctaCCCCAAACCTGCCcaaaatcaaaagcaaacaatGGACAAAATTGGAAGCCAAGTCTTGGTGTCTCAGCTCCTCTATGCTTGCTCAACCAGAAATGCATGAGGATGAGGAAGCTGAAGCCCATGAAGATGGAAGAAGCCAAGTCCCACCAAGCAAAGCCAGCTGGCTAACTGAGCagtggaagggagagggaaacaGGGCTGCACCCTGGGCCTGAAACAATTCTTAACTGTTATGTACACGTAAACACAAAAGCCCTCATGCTGTCTCCTTTTCCTTACAACAGTGTCCTTCCAATGGAAGGACTTTACATCACCTTCAAATCTTTCTAACTTTCTGGTACTCAGCAGTGTTTACTGGTAGGGTTGTTGGTGAAGCAGCACTTTGGATGGAATGCTTCAAGAGGCAGATGAACACTCAGTGCAACTTCCATGTAGAATATTAACAAAAGCAAgttttttgtaattttgtatttcagtattgCTCAGCTGGCATTGTTTGTTAATAATAACTACAGCAgtgcttgaaagaaaaataaaatgaagactgGGACCTTAGCAGAACATTAGAAAACCTCAGGGTGTGCCTTAATAGTGTGTTTACACATAACTTGCAACTTCAGTTGATTTCTGGGCCATGCCTTACAGTGGGAACCCTCTCAGAAGCACCCTTAAGCTTTGCACCAGACCCTGCTGCAGCCTTGGCTACACCAGGTAGCAGCCCTGCGCCTCAGCTTTGCTATTTGCATTATGTGAGCAATCATCCTACCTGGTAACATGCAAATCAGGGGTACAGTGGCTGGTTCAGCACACACAGATACCAACTTGGCACTGACTGAGGACTGTTACCTCCAttgtttacttttatttttttaagaaaacatggCACCCAGCTTGCCAGGATTAGCTGTCAAGTCTAAACATGAAATGTTTCGGCACAAGTCTGAAGCAGACAATGAAGGACCATTAACTTCCTTTCCACTAGTTACGTTCCTCAACCATCtagcagggaaagaaaacagctgctgtAAGAAATAAGCAGCAATCCCTGTCTTTCAGCTTTCATCTTAAGCCAGTATACTAAGTGTTAAACTATGCAAAGAgataaagtttttcttttgctcaagGGTTTATAAATTATGAGATCACATCAATACCTGACAGGTCTCATCCTGGTGGGAATTATCCTTATTTTGACATCTATTAgcttctgcctttgccttcCTGTTGAtctcagtttcttctttctcctttttactGACagatgttttttgtttcttcttctttttcttcttttgggcAGCTCCATCTGCTGCTGACTTCTCTGTCACTGTCTCATCTCCAGGAGCAGTCTCTGGTCGGGGGATCTTTAACGTGACATGGCTTCTATCCTCTTTGGGTGCACTATCTGTAATTGGAGTCAACTCAGGCTCCTGCAAGGCTGAAATCTGTGGCATACCCGCTGACTCAGTAGGCAGTGAATTACCCAGCACTTTGTGATCTGCTGTACGCTCTATATGTTGGCTTGCCGGAACTAAATGAACCAGAGGACAGTCTTCACCTGGGATGGCAAAGTTGAAAGCAAACTTGGGTTCTTGTCCAGAGGCAGCAAAACTCAAGGCTCCATTCCAGTTCTCCTGCTCAGTGGCTCTTACATGGGTTTGTATCTGCTCAGCACCACTGACACTAGGGACTGCTTCCAAAGGTGTATGAGTTGCTTCTGGGTCGATCTCAGAAAGTGTAAAATCAAATCGGAAGCTGTTGTCAGATGTCATGAACCACTTTGGCTTTGCCTCAGAGATTTGGTCAGATTGTCTCCCACATACCACACCATCTGAAGCCTGCCCATTGCTTTGCTGTACTTCCACATCACCAGGTTTCATGtctagaaaagacaaaaaataatatttctatcAATACGCCAGTTCCCTACTATGGGGATGCCACTGCTACTGCAACTCCCTCTGTAAGGTGCTGCCACAGAGTGGCGATCCAATCAAAAGCTGCAGTGTAAGAAATCTACAGAAAAGGATGAAATATCACCATCCCTTGAAGGGACAGTTCAAGCTCACCTGCCTTCTTCATGCTCTTCTGATCCTCAGCCATCTTGAGATGATAATCCCCAAACACATCGTTCATCGCTTGTTGCTTCTTCACAAAAGGAGTCTCACGGGAGCGCAGGACCTTGAGAATGTGCTGTGTCTCCTCTGCTGCACTCAAGAAAAAGACCAAGAGAGACAAGAAACAGGTTATGTTGGGCCTTACAACGTTACTGGGTGGGATGCTGATGACTGGGTCTCCTCTGAACATGTTCTGTGTTCATACAACTTCCAAATAATCCATGACTGGCATTCCATTGAAAGAAAACTCCAAGTGCTTCTAGAAGCTGAAATACCATGAAatgttctcaaaaaaaaaaaaaagtcttaactGCTTATTATATACGGTAAGAATCTTACACTGCAGTAAGTGCACTACTAATGGCACAGAAGCTACAGAGGGCTTAACAACCCTTCCCCCAAAGCAACTGACAAATCCAAGAGCCTAGCTCAGTGTCTCTTCtctggaaaactggaaaaaatctgACCGAGTAGTGAGCACACCCTGAAAAGCAGGACCCTTGCTTGACTCTCATACAAACCGGCCTGACCACAATAGTAATCCCAATTCTTTGGGTCGGAGCAAATTCTCGAAAAAGCATAGCTGTTCTTCTGCGACAGCCGTCCCCAAAGACCTCAGTTTGGGAACTCCAGAGATACAGTCTCCTAGTGTTTGGCTCACACATTTCAAGCCACAAAAAAGCTTGATGTACTAGGCTAGTATTTTGGAATGGGCACAAACCCATCTCTCTTGGCTGCAGTGCATCTCTCTGGAACTCTCCAAATGAGGCGTATCTTGCAGATCCAACACTGAGAGTCCCATGCTAGGAACAGAGTAACAGCATGCAAGCGCAAAGCAGAATGCTGCAGTGGGGCTGTAGCCACCCACAAAAGTGGGACATATCTTCCTAGCACCTGGGTGTCAGGGTCCTGAGCACATATTTCCCCCTACTTCAAGGTGTTTAGCTGGCTGCATTCAAGGCCTGCTCGCTAGTAAGAGCTGTTAGAAAGAAAGAGCTAGATAATGTTTCAGGGGaatctctcccctccctcactTATGAGTTATTTTAAGCTGAGGATCTCATGCatggcactgctgcagccaggtACCTCACTGATCCAGACCTTGAATTCCTGGCTAGAGGTTGGATCTGCCTCATCACCAGAGACTTCTCTGGTGATCTGGACTCCAGGCAGAGCCTGGTTACCATCAGCAGTACTGTTCTGCTCTCCTTGGTCAGGTTCTGTGCAAATGGGCCCTTTTCTGGCCAAGTCATTGCCTCTGCTTGCCTTGTCACTGtgctcagctcctgcctcccctcgAGGAGCAGccttcccctgctgctgctggacaCTAGGTACCGAGCACAAGATACAGGTGTAAGAAAACTGTCTGATGCTCAAGCATGGTGTGTGGGCACACATTAATCACTGCTACATGCTCAGGTGCACCAGCGAACACTCATCTAGGCATCTTACAAACGGTAGCCACACCCCTCCTCTAAATGTTAAGTACTAGCCGTCAGTAGGAGCAGGATGAGTGTCTTCATATATTTACAAGTTGGACTGACTACATCAAACTGTGATCttctgaaaagtattttataGGATTTTATCTTTCACGTAATTTCTCCCTGGAACAGGAACAATGAAGAACAAGCTTCACAAAAATAAGCCTACTGGTGTTTAAGGGCCAGACACACTGATGCAGAATTTCCTTAagattgaaaaacaaaagcagagctgtAGCAGAACCAAACACAAGCCATTAGATGGGAAAATGAGAGCATga contains:
- the C22H8orf33 gene encoding UPF0488 protein C8orf33 homolog, giving the protein MERAPKGTFQDELEWCISQLEANLLCVNPTPKQAEETQHILKVLRSRETPFVKKQQAMNDVFGDYHLKMAEDQKSMKKADMKPGDVEVQQSNGQASDGVVCGRQSDQISEAKPKWFMTSDNSFRFDFTLSEIDPEATHTPLEAVPSVSGAEQIQTHVRATEQENWNGALSFAASGQEPKFAFNFAIPGEDCPLVHLVPASQHIERTADHKVLGNSLPTESAGMPQISALQEPELTPITDSAPKEDRSHVTLKIPRPETAPGDETVTEKSAADGAAQKKKKKKKQKTSVSKKEKEETEINRKAKAEANRCQNKDNSHQDETCQQSDDQLWKEVDWCVEQLELGLKTQKSTPKQVEEALRAIKTLRNDKAPLVKKRQLMRAMFGDYRKKMEEERCKELKLMEMAVKSARIVEVKGSIRNKNCRFIRKCSGACRKSQGSAGSPLESPRTLNTGSFKFTTSQEKFCFNFL